In the Styela clava chromosome 8, kaStyClav1.hap1.2, whole genome shotgun sequence genome, one interval contains:
- the LOC120346701 gene encoding uncharacterized protein LOC120346701 — protein MSFIESNSGCKLNGSQQPMSPCIENTWAQMPSFNGKPLSEASEMSTATCTDSLTCAGERTCSRLEKSICQMDNSLQKAGRMNNSLFMDQTWNNNLQDCDKKELISLEQLLDKRDCVDSTFSQVSNSATATIFEATYSEASEFQDQSSRFDKSKYSKNYRLPDVVSAAHTAEMQHPISEIFLRTSQTSGDAPITARAHTKTSVENFTPDTFVHKHEFTPIKEYPETIESSGQFAYAGIQIHPIIRKARKVYVPEECKDGKYWKRRLKNNVAARRSREAKRMKENQIAMRVSFLQSENDNLRAQVAHLRKEMRRMAGTMEPKRQLI, from the exons ATGTCATTCATTGAATCAAATTCTGGTTGTAAATTAAATGGCTCACAGCAACCAATGTCACCTTGTATTGAAAATACCTGGGCTCAGATGCCTAGTTTTAACGGAAAACCCCTCTCAGAAGCAAGCGAAATGAGCACTGCAACATGCACAGATTCTTTGACTTGTGCCGGGGAGCGAACCTGTTCCAGATTAG AAAAATCTATTTGTCAAATGGATAACAGTTTACAAAAAGCAGGACGTATGAACAACAGTTTGTTTATGGACCAGACATGGAATAACAACTTGCAAGATTGTGATAAAAAAGAACTGATATCTCTCGAGCAACTGCTAGACAAGAGAGATTGTGTTGATTCAACTTTCAGCCAG GTATCTAATTCTGCAACTGCAACCATTTTTGAGGCAACTTACAGTGAAGCATCCGAATTCCAAGATCAATCATCGAGGTTTGATAAATCAA aatattcaaaaaattatcgtttgcCTGACGTGGTTAGCGCAGCGCATACTGCAGAAATGCAACACCCTATCTCAGAAATATTCTTACGAACGTCTCAAACATCGGGAGATGCCCCAATAACCGCACGTGCACACACAAAGACAtctgttgaaaattttacacCAGACACTTTCGTACATAAACACGAATTCACG cCGATAAAAGAATACCCGGAAACAATCGAATCTTCTGGTCAATTTGCATACGCGGGGATACAAATACATCCAATTATACGTAAAGCAAGAAAAGTCTACGTTCCAGAGGAATGCAAg GATGGAAAATATTGGAAAAGGAGATTAAAAAATAACGTTGCAGCCAGAAGATCAAGAGAAGCTAAGCGAATGAAGGAAAATCAAATCGCCATGCGAGTGAGTTTTCTGCAATCTGAAAATGATAACTTGCGCGCACAGGTTGCACATTTAAG AAAAGAAATGAGAAGAATGGCTGGAACAATGGAACCAAAAAGGCAACTGATATAA
- the LOC120346695 gene encoding multicopper oxidase CueO-like isoform X2 — MENRKLDFLRICGLIVVFLTYTNCDKCIECRPLQGGESFRDCRSTNSSVYRRDGNNVYVNLVVDVADIEIEWLTIKRRVYNGDLCGPTIQMKPGDTVYVHLENRLGPDQPEREHNDLRHPNTTNMHTHGLHISSLPPGDDVFTRVDPGKSHNYSFNININQPAGTYWYHAHWHGSTWFQVMSGLSGLLIVDDESTDMDVKLDAVSCPNHCEHDVDILLQSTLQYTNDSVDFIHEAQEQMGDPFRLNKSTEDWLMNVENGFNYFTTNGLYNPTLTIQKNQMKRFRIANAGGYVGLEVEIANIGGTGQCVIREIAFDGVYLDAPRNQIYQQTYLAVGARVDWMIYCDEPGIYQLRSMSLPDSEWSIGTFRRYNGTFMTINVTESNLAVPSFSTSLPTRPDFIKDLRNINNVPEENKFTVELSDNFFMNRQKYVKKEDYGHRMEVGSVQEWTFVNSVQRSPHPLHIHVNHFQVISYNDYIGPLSGRSQHYFAEYPTFVLRSQNGDLCNDTYGIPSLQYEDPNLIWPDHPDKKFVDHRKRWEALEQGVENGKSVGYVKSGDWRDVINVPPYSNITVRFNVHEYDGPVVIHCHVLKHEDLGMMLTVDSVKDIKTSNYIPKKDLSCKEVEKKPEPQGLDGQ; from the exons ATGGAAAATCGAAAACTCGACTTTTTGAGAATATGTGGTCTAATTGTAGTATTTTTGACCTATACGAACTGTGACAAGTGCATTGAATGTCGTCCATTACAGG GAGGAGAAAGTTTCAGAGATTGTAGATCGACTAATTCATCAGTTTATAGACGGGATGGTAACAACGTATACGTCAATTTGGTAGTTGATGTTGCCGATATCGAAATTGAATGGCTGACAATAAAACGCCGGGTTTATAATGGAGATCTTTGCGGACCAACAATACAAATGAAACCTGGAGATACTGTTTATGTTCATTTG GAAAACCGCCTTGGACCAGATCAACCTGAAAGAGAGCATAATGATCTAAGACATCCTAACACTACAAATATGCATACACATGGACTGCACATATCTTCTCTG CCTCCAGGTGACGACGTCTTCACAAGAGTAGATCCTGGAAAATCTCACAATTATTCGTTTAATATAAACATAAACCAACCAGCTGGCACGTATTGGTATCATGCTCATTGGCACGGATCCACTTGGTTTCAG GTTATGAGTGGTCTATCTGGATTGTTGATTGTTGATGATGAATCGACCGATATGGATGTGAAACTAGATGCCGTTTCATGCCCAAATCATTGTGAGCATGACGTCGATATACTGCTTCAATCAACGTTGCAATACACCAACGATTCTGTGGACTTTATACATGAAGCTCAGGAACAGATGGGGGATCCTTTCAG GTTGAACAAATCCACGGAAGATTGGCTTATGAACGTTGAAAATGGATTTAATTATTTTACAACAAATGGTCTATATAATCCTACATTAACAATTCAGAAAAATCAGATGAAAAGATTTCG AATTGCTAATGCGGGAGGTTATGTTGGACTCGAGGTCGAAATAGCAAATATTGGAGGTACTGGACAATGTGTAATCAGAGAAATTGCATTTGATGGTGTTTATCTCGATGCTCCTAGGAATCAGATATATCAACAAACTTATCTTGCAGTTGGTGCGCGAGTTGACTGGATGATTTATTGCGATGAGCCTGGAATATATCAA CTCCGTTCAATGTCGTTGCCCGATAGTGAATGGTCAATTGGAACATTTCGTAGATACAATGGTACATTCATGACCATCAATGTTACTGAAAGCAACTTGGCAGTTCCCAGTTTTTCAACCTCTTTACCCACCAGACCAGATTTCATCAAAGACCTACGCAATATCAATAACGTGCCAGAAGAAAACAAATTCACTGTTGAACTCTCAGACAACTTTTTCATGAATCGtcaaaaatatgtcaaaaaagaAGATTATGG ACACCGAATGGAGGTAGGAAGCGTGCAAGAATGGACTTTTGTTAACTCTGTTCAAAGATCGCCACACCCATTGCACATCCATGTTAATCACTTCCAG GTTATTAGTTACAACGATTATATAGGTCCTCTGAGCGGTAGATCACAGCATTATTTTGCGGAATATCCAACGTTCGTACTACGATCTCAAAATGGTGACCTTTGCAACGATACGTATGGTATCCCTTCACTTCAATACGAAG ATCCAAACCTTATTTGGCCTGATCATCCGGACAAAAAGTTCGTGGATCACAGGAAACGCTGGGAGGCGCTAGAACAAGGAGTAGAAAACGGAAAATCAGTGGGCTACGTAAAAAGCGGAGATTGGAGGGATGTGATCAATGTACCACCTTATTCCAACATAACG GTTCGTTTCAATGTACATGAGTATGATGGCCCAGTAGTGATCCATTGTCATGTATTGAAGCACGAAGATTTGGGAATGATGCTAACAGTTGATTCTGTCAAAG ATATAAAGACATCGAACTACATTCCTAAAAAAGATTTAAGTTGCAAGGAAGTTGAAAA
- the LOC120346695 gene encoding multicopper oxidase CueO-like isoform X1: MENRKLDFLRICGLIVVFLTYTNCDKCIECRPLQGGESFRDCRSTNSSVYRRDGNNVYVNLVVDVADIEIEWLTIKRRVYNGDLCGPTIQMKPGDTVYVHLENRLGPDQPEREHNDLRHPNTTNMHTHGLHISSLPPGDDVFTRVDPGKSHNYSFNININQPAGTYWYHAHWHGSTWFQVMSGLSGLLIVDDESTDMDVKLDAVSCPNHCEHDVDILLQSTLQYTNDSVDFIHEAQEQMGDPFRLNKSTEDWLMNVENGFNYFTTNGLYNPTLTIQKNQMKRFRIANAGGYVGLEVEIANIGGTGQCVIREIAFDGVYLDAPRNQIYQQTYLAVGARVDWMIYCDEPGIYQLRSMSLPDSEWSIGTFRRYNGTFMTINVTESNLAVPSFSTSLPTRPDFIKDLRNINNVPEENKFTVELSDNFFMNRQKYVKKEDYGHRMEVGSVQEWTFVNSVQRSPHPLHIHVNHFQVISYNDYIGPLSGRSQHYFAEYPTFVLRSQNGDLCNDTYGIPSLQYEDPNLIWPDHPDKKFVDHRKRWEALEQGVENGKSVGYVKSGDWRDVINVPPYSNITVRFNVHEYDGPVVIHCHVLKHEDLGMMLTVDSVKDIKTSNYIPKKDLSCKEVEKKPEPQALDGQEITIIVLSVVCFVSIVTGLIFIFLYCKEKK; this comes from the exons ATGGAAAATCGAAAACTCGACTTTTTGAGAATATGTGGTCTAATTGTAGTATTTTTGACCTATACGAACTGTGACAAGTGCATTGAATGTCGTCCATTACAGG GAGGAGAAAGTTTCAGAGATTGTAGATCGACTAATTCATCAGTTTATAGACGGGATGGTAACAACGTATACGTCAATTTGGTAGTTGATGTTGCCGATATCGAAATTGAATGGCTGACAATAAAACGCCGGGTTTATAATGGAGATCTTTGCGGACCAACAATACAAATGAAACCTGGAGATACTGTTTATGTTCATTTG GAAAACCGCCTTGGACCAGATCAACCTGAAAGAGAGCATAATGATCTAAGACATCCTAACACTACAAATATGCATACACATGGACTGCACATATCTTCTCTG CCTCCAGGTGACGACGTCTTCACAAGAGTAGATCCTGGAAAATCTCACAATTATTCGTTTAATATAAACATAAACCAACCAGCTGGCACGTATTGGTATCATGCTCATTGGCACGGATCCACTTGGTTTCAG GTTATGAGTGGTCTATCTGGATTGTTGATTGTTGATGATGAATCGACCGATATGGATGTGAAACTAGATGCCGTTTCATGCCCAAATCATTGTGAGCATGACGTCGATATACTGCTTCAATCAACGTTGCAATACACCAACGATTCTGTGGACTTTATACATGAAGCTCAGGAACAGATGGGGGATCCTTTCAG GTTGAACAAATCCACGGAAGATTGGCTTATGAACGTTGAAAATGGATTTAATTATTTTACAACAAATGGTCTATATAATCCTACATTAACAATTCAGAAAAATCAGATGAAAAGATTTCG AATTGCTAATGCGGGAGGTTATGTTGGACTCGAGGTCGAAATAGCAAATATTGGAGGTACTGGACAATGTGTAATCAGAGAAATTGCATTTGATGGTGTTTATCTCGATGCTCCTAGGAATCAGATATATCAACAAACTTATCTTGCAGTTGGTGCGCGAGTTGACTGGATGATTTATTGCGATGAGCCTGGAATATATCAA CTCCGTTCAATGTCGTTGCCCGATAGTGAATGGTCAATTGGAACATTTCGTAGATACAATGGTACATTCATGACCATCAATGTTACTGAAAGCAACTTGGCAGTTCCCAGTTTTTCAACCTCTTTACCCACCAGACCAGATTTCATCAAAGACCTACGCAATATCAATAACGTGCCAGAAGAAAACAAATTCACTGTTGAACTCTCAGACAACTTTTTCATGAATCGtcaaaaatatgtcaaaaaagaAGATTATGG ACACCGAATGGAGGTAGGAAGCGTGCAAGAATGGACTTTTGTTAACTCTGTTCAAAGATCGCCACACCCATTGCACATCCATGTTAATCACTTCCAG GTTATTAGTTACAACGATTATATAGGTCCTCTGAGCGGTAGATCACAGCATTATTTTGCGGAATATCCAACGTTCGTACTACGATCTCAAAATGGTGACCTTTGCAACGATACGTATGGTATCCCTTCACTTCAATACGAAG ATCCAAACCTTATTTGGCCTGATCATCCGGACAAAAAGTTCGTGGATCACAGGAAACGCTGGGAGGCGCTAGAACAAGGAGTAGAAAACGGAAAATCAGTGGGCTACGTAAAAAGCGGAGATTGGAGGGATGTGATCAATGTACCACCTTATTCCAACATAACG GTTCGTTTCAATGTACATGAGTATGATGGCCCAGTAGTGATCCATTGTCATGTATTGAAGCACGAAGATTTGGGAATGATGCTAACAGTTGATTCTGTCAAAG ATATAAAGACATCGAACTACATTCCTAAAAAAGATTTAAGTTGCAAGGAAGTTGAAAA aaaaccaGAACCACAAGCATTAGATGGGCAAGAAATCACGATTATTGTTTTATCCGTTGTCTGTTTTGTATCAATTGTAACtggattaatttttatttttctatattgtaaggaaaaaaaataa
- the LOC120346695 gene encoding laccase-like isoform X4 → MKPGDTVYVHLENRLGPDQPEREHNDLRHPNTTNMHTHGLHISSLPPGDDVFTRVDPGKSHNYSFNININQPAGTYWYHAHWHGSTWFQVMSGLSGLLIVDDESTDMDVKLDAVSCPNHCEHDVDILLQSTLQYTNDSVDFIHEAQEQMGDPFRLNKSTEDWLMNVENGFNYFTTNGLYNPTLTIQKNQMKRFRIANAGGYVGLEVEIANIGGTGQCVIREIAFDGVYLDAPRNQIYQQTYLAVGARVDWMIYCDEPGIYQLRSMSLPDSEWSIGTFRRYNGTFMTINVTESNLAVPSFSTSLPTRPDFIKDLRNINNVPEENKFTVELSDNFFMNRQKYVKKEDYGHRMEVGSVQEWTFVNSVQRSPHPLHIHVNHFQVISYNDYIGPLSGRSQHYFAEYPTFVLRSQNGDLCNDTYGIPSLQYEDPNLIWPDHPDKKFVDHRKRWEALEQGVENGKSVGYVKSGDWRDVINVPPYSNITVRFNVHEYDGPVVIHCHVLKHEDLGMMLTVDSVKDIKTSNYIPKKDLSCKEVEKKPEPQALDGQEITIIVLSVVCFVSIVTGLIFIFLYCKEKK, encoded by the exons ATGAAACCTGGAGATACTGTTTATGTTCATTTG GAAAACCGCCTTGGACCAGATCAACCTGAAAGAGAGCATAATGATCTAAGACATCCTAACACTACAAATATGCATACACATGGACTGCACATATCTTCTCTG CCTCCAGGTGACGACGTCTTCACAAGAGTAGATCCTGGAAAATCTCACAATTATTCGTTTAATATAAACATAAACCAACCAGCTGGCACGTATTGGTATCATGCTCATTGGCACGGATCCACTTGGTTTCAG GTTATGAGTGGTCTATCTGGATTGTTGATTGTTGATGATGAATCGACCGATATGGATGTGAAACTAGATGCCGTTTCATGCCCAAATCATTGTGAGCATGACGTCGATATACTGCTTCAATCAACGTTGCAATACACCAACGATTCTGTGGACTTTATACATGAAGCTCAGGAACAGATGGGGGATCCTTTCAG GTTGAACAAATCCACGGAAGATTGGCTTATGAACGTTGAAAATGGATTTAATTATTTTACAACAAATGGTCTATATAATCCTACATTAACAATTCAGAAAAATCAGATGAAAAGATTTCG AATTGCTAATGCGGGAGGTTATGTTGGACTCGAGGTCGAAATAGCAAATATTGGAGGTACTGGACAATGTGTAATCAGAGAAATTGCATTTGATGGTGTTTATCTCGATGCTCCTAGGAATCAGATATATCAACAAACTTATCTTGCAGTTGGTGCGCGAGTTGACTGGATGATTTATTGCGATGAGCCTGGAATATATCAA CTCCGTTCAATGTCGTTGCCCGATAGTGAATGGTCAATTGGAACATTTCGTAGATACAATGGTACATTCATGACCATCAATGTTACTGAAAGCAACTTGGCAGTTCCCAGTTTTTCAACCTCTTTACCCACCAGACCAGATTTCATCAAAGACCTACGCAATATCAATAACGTGCCAGAAGAAAACAAATTCACTGTTGAACTCTCAGACAACTTTTTCATGAATCGtcaaaaatatgtcaaaaaagaAGATTATGG ACACCGAATGGAGGTAGGAAGCGTGCAAGAATGGACTTTTGTTAACTCTGTTCAAAGATCGCCACACCCATTGCACATCCATGTTAATCACTTCCAG GTTATTAGTTACAACGATTATATAGGTCCTCTGAGCGGTAGATCACAGCATTATTTTGCGGAATATCCAACGTTCGTACTACGATCTCAAAATGGTGACCTTTGCAACGATACGTATGGTATCCCTTCACTTCAATACGAAG ATCCAAACCTTATTTGGCCTGATCATCCGGACAAAAAGTTCGTGGATCACAGGAAACGCTGGGAGGCGCTAGAACAAGGAGTAGAAAACGGAAAATCAGTGGGCTACGTAAAAAGCGGAGATTGGAGGGATGTGATCAATGTACCACCTTATTCCAACATAACG GTTCGTTTCAATGTACATGAGTATGATGGCCCAGTAGTGATCCATTGTCATGTATTGAAGCACGAAGATTTGGGAATGATGCTAACAGTTGATTCTGTCAAAG ATATAAAGACATCGAACTACATTCCTAAAAAAGATTTAAGTTGCAAGGAAGTTGAAAA aaaaccaGAACCACAAGCATTAGATGGGCAAGAAATCACGATTATTGTTTTATCCGTTGTCTGTTTTGTATCAATTGTAACtggattaatttttatttttctatattgtaaggaaaaaaaataa
- the LOC120345750 gene encoding uncharacterized protein LOC120345750, with the protein MKRSPVWGFLCSRGESFRDCRSTNSSVFRRDGNNVYVNLVVDVADIEIEWLKIKRRVYNGDLCGPTIQMKPGDTVYVHMENRLGPDQPEKEHNDLRHPNTTNMHTHELHISSLSPGDDVFTRVDPGQFRNYSYDININQPAGTYWYHAHWHGSTCAKDRVEILLQSFNVMSDPSGLLIVDEESIDMDVKLDAVSCPNHCGHDVDILLQSTLQYTNDSVDFIHEAQEQMGDPFGQHTYSKLISPLV; encoded by the exons ATGAAAAGATCACCTGTTTGGGGATTTTTATGCTCAA GAGGAGAAAGTTTCAGAGATTGTAGATCGACTAATTCATCAGTTTTTAGACGGGATGGAAACAACGTATACGTCAATTTGGTAGTTGATGTTGCCGATATCGAAATTGAATGGCTGAAAATAAAACGCCGGGTTTATAATGGAGATCTTTGCGGACCAACAATACAAATGAAACCTGGAGATACCGTTTATGTTCATATG GAAAATCGCCTTGGACCAGATCAACCTGAAAAAGAGCATAATGATCTAAGACATCCTAACACTACAAATATGCATACACATGAACTGCACATATCTTCTCTG tcTCCGGGTGACGACGTCTTCACAAGAGTAGATCCTGGACAATTCCGCAATTATTCGTATGATATAAACATAAACCAACCAGCTGGCACGTATTGGTATCATGCTCATTGGCACGGATCCACCTG TGCAAAAGATAGAGTAGAAATTCTGCTGCAGAGTTTTAAC GTAATGAGTGATCCATCTGGTTTGTTGATTGTTGATGAAGAATCGATCGATATGGATGTGAAACTAGATGCCGTTTCATGCCCTAATCATTGTGGGCATGACGTCGATATACTGCTTCAATCAACGTTGCAATACACCAACGATTCTGTGGACTTTATACATGAAGCTCAAGAACAGATGGGGGATCCTTTTGGGCAACATACATACTCCAAACTAATTTCTCCCCTAGTCTAG